From Pseudoleptotrichia goodfellowii, a single genomic window includes:
- a CDS encoding PTS sugar transporter subunit IIA, which yields MAEIISKKLINLDLEAENWEEAIMKGGEILIKEGYIEKKYVETLLKISRDEGPYYIITKNIALPHVRPEEGVKKRGFSFIRLKRPLDFGSKENDPVKYIIFLMALNSEEHINLIKFISKIIEDKNFFELVEKNRQNNEKNREIVYKYLNNIIV from the coding sequence TTGGCAGAAATAATCAGTAAAAAATTAATAAACCTTGATTTAGAAGCTGAAAACTGGGAAGAAGCTATCATGAAAGGAGGTGAAATACTGATAAAAGAAGGATATATTGAAAAAAAGTATGTTGAAACTCTTTTGAAAATATCAAGAGATGAAGGTCCTTATTATATTATTACAAAAAATATAGCACTTCCTCATGTAAGACCTGAAGAAGGTGTTAAAAAAAGAGGATTCAGTTTTATCAGATTGAAAAGACCTTTAGATTTCGGAAGTAAGGAAAATGATCCTGTAAAATATATAATATTTTTAATGGCGTTAAATTCTGAGGAACATATTAATTTAATAAAATTTATTTCAAAAATAATAGAAGATAAAAATTTTTTTGAATTGGTTGAAAAAAATAGACAAAATAATGAAAAAAATAGAGAAATTGTGTACAAGTATTTAAATAATATAATCGTATAA
- a CDS encoding PTS sugar transporter subunit IIB has protein sequence MAMKRGLVVCRTGMGSSMMLRIKLEQVIGENKFPLELEHDVLSAISNYDVDCVITMMDLVEQIKDEAKYVIGINDLMNKVEMKEKIEKFFEENK, from the coding sequence ATGGCAATGAAAAGAGGACTGGTAGTTTGCAGAACAGGAATGGGAAGTAGTATGATGCTTAGAATAAAGCTTGAACAGGTTATAGGAGAAAATAAATTTCCTTTAGAATTGGAGCATGATGTTTTAAGTGCAATAAGTAATTATGATGTAGATTGTGTTATTACTATGATGGATTTAGTGGAACAGATAAAAGACGAGGCAAAATATGTAATAGGAATTAATGATTTAATGAACAAAGTTGAAATGAAAGAAAAAATTGAAAAATTTTTTGAAGAAAATAAATAA
- a CDS encoding PTS ascorbate transporter subunit IIC — MELMKIVVFDLLGSAPILVGLMALLGLALQKKSPEKIISGTLKAIVGFLIFAGGAGIGVTALNNFQSLFSAGFGLKGVLPLAEAVTALAQTKFATVVSLIMVLGFFCNLLVARFTKFKYIFLTGQHNLYLAALLTVVLKALNFSNVTTVILGGIILGIAAALYPALAQPYMRKVTGNDDIAMGHYVTIAYALSGWLGGKVGNPDESTEKLKLPGWLSIFKDYIVSVSISIIVFFYIASFAAGKETVEKLSGGVSWLVYPLFQSLTFTASLYIIITGVRMLLGEIVPAFVGISEKLIPNAKPALDCPVVFPYAPTATVVGFLSAYAGGLLCMIVLAMLGMTVIIPVAVPYFFIGATAGVFGNATGGWKGAVAGGFVTGILIAVGPALLYPIMEIIGLKGTTFPETDFVALGLVIYYLGKMFGR, encoded by the coding sequence ATGGAATTAATGAAAATCGTAGTATTTGATTTACTGGGTTCAGCACCTATACTTGTCGGATTAATGGCATTATTAGGTCTTGCATTGCAGAAAAAGTCACCTGAAAAAATTATAAGTGGAACACTGAAAGCGATAGTAGGATTTTTAATATTTGCAGGAGGAGCCGGAATTGGAGTAACTGCTTTGAATAATTTTCAGAGTTTGTTCAGTGCAGGTTTTGGGTTAAAAGGAGTATTGCCGTTAGCTGAGGCGGTAACAGCATTAGCACAGACAAAATTTGCGACTGTTGTTTCGTTGATTATGGTTTTAGGATTTTTTTGCAACTTATTAGTAGCAAGATTCACAAAATTTAAGTATATTTTTCTTACAGGACAACATAATTTATATTTAGCTGCATTGTTGACTGTTGTATTGAAAGCTTTGAATTTCAGTAACGTGACAACAGTAATACTTGGTGGAATTATACTGGGAATTGCTGCAGCTTTATACCCTGCATTGGCTCAACCGTATATGAGAAAAGTAACGGGGAATGATGATATAGCAATGGGACATTATGTAACAATTGCTTATGCTTTATCAGGCTGGTTAGGAGGAAAAGTCGGAAATCCCGATGAAAGTACCGAAAAATTGAAATTGCCCGGATGGCTTTCTATATTTAAAGATTATATTGTTTCGGTAAGTATTTCAATAATTGTATTTTTCTATATTGCTTCATTTGCAGCAGGAAAAGAAACAGTGGAAAAATTATCAGGAGGAGTAAGCTGGCTTGTTTATCCGTTATTCCAATCTTTAACTTTTACTGCCTCACTTTACATTATTATAACAGGTGTGAGAATGCTATTAGGTGAGATAGTTCCTGCATTTGTAGGGATTTCAGAAAAATTAATACCTAATGCAAAACCTGCACTTGATTGTCCTGTAGTATTTCCTTATGCACCGACAGCTACAGTAGTAGGATTTTTATCAGCATATGCAGGAGGGTTGTTATGTATGATAGTATTGGCTATGCTTGGGATGACAGTTATTATACCTGTGGCAGTGCCTTATTTCTTTATCGGTGCGACGGCAGGAGTGTTCGGAAATGCTACCGGAGGTTGGAAAGGAGCTGTAGCGGGAGGTTTTGTTACAGGAATATTAATAGCTGTAGGACCTGCGTTATTATATCCGATTATGGAAATTATCGGATTAAAAGGAACTACTTTCCCTGAAACAGATTTTGTCGCATTAGGTTTAGTAATTTATTATTTAGGAAAAATGTTCGGAAGATAA
- a CDS encoding transketolase, translating to MEYDLELLKKKSQKYRKAIIELIYRAKAGHPGGSLSCIDILNYLYTYKIDFNNENRSRLVLSKGHVTPAIYAVFMDLGFINDDEIDTFRRVNSRLQGHPDRNKIPELDANTGLLGQGLSIGIGMALGKKLKKDNSKVYVIIGDGEMQEGQIWEGLMSGAHYNLNNLTVFLDYNKLSSKNDVNKTMNLEPIKDKIEAFGWNLIEINGHEFNEIKKSIEFSEKSEDKPTFIIAHTVKGKGVSFMENNPKWHSSALTQEEYDVAIEDIERGN from the coding sequence ATGGAATATGATTTAGAACTTTTAAAAAAGAAATCACAAAAATACAGAAAAGCAATAATAGAACTGATATACAGAGCTAAAGCCGGACATCCTGGAGGTTCTTTGTCGTGTATAGACATATTGAATTATTTGTATACTTATAAAATTGATTTTAACAATGAGAATAGAAGTAGACTGGTTTTATCAAAAGGACATGTAACTCCGGCAATATATGCGGTTTTCATGGACTTGGGATTTATAAATGATGATGAGATTGACACTTTTAGGAGAGTAAATTCAAGATTACAGGGACATCCCGATAGAAATAAAATTCCTGAACTTGATGCCAATACAGGGCTCTTAGGTCAAGGGCTATCAATAGGAATAGGAATGGCTTTAGGAAAAAAGTTAAAAAAGGATAACAGTAAAGTTTATGTTATTATAGGAGACGGAGAAATGCAGGAAGGACAGATTTGGGAAGGATTAATGAGCGGAGCACATTATAATCTCAATAATTTGACAGTTTTTCTTGATTATAATAAATTGTCATCTAAAAATGATGTAAACAAAACTATGAATTTGGAGCCTATAAAGGATAAAATTGAGGCTTTCGGATGGAACCTAATAGAAATAAACGGTCATGAATTTAATGAAATTAAAAAGAGTATAGAATTTTCCGAAAAATCTGAAGATAAGCCTACTTTTATAATAGCTCATACTGTAAAAGGAAAAGGTGTCAGTTTCATGGAAAATAATCCTAAATGGCACAGCAGTGCTTTAACACAGGAAGAGTATGACGTTGCAATAGAAGATATAGAAAGGGGGAACTAG
- a CDS encoding transketolase family protein, producing the protein MKKYEYISPRDYIGDILIELGEKNDKITVIDSDLASSVTTHKFQQRFPERFFEMGIAEQNSLGVTAGLATEGFIPFYVNFAIFSTGTVWTQLRQSCYANLNIKIIGTHPGIDNGPDGASHHALEDIALSRVLPNLKVFNPLDLEDLKAAIKRAIEIKGPVYIRVARDIVPVIYKELLIFKEGVSELLFNEGNDYLLIFEGTAAKQAVEGFKLLKEKGFKNKLLNIKSIKPLDKEGILNEAKNMKGIITIENHTVNAGLGGAVSEIIAESGMGVPLRRVGIQDTFTESGKTGDVKQKYGLSGEKVLETVEKF; encoded by the coding sequence ATGAAAAAATATGAATATATTTCACCTCGAGATTATATAGGAGATATTTTAATTGAATTGGGAGAAAAAAATGACAAAATAACAGTTATAGATAGTGATTTAGCATCATCAGTTACTACTCATAAATTTCAACAAAGATTCCCCGAAAGATTTTTTGAAATGGGTATAGCCGAACAAAATTCATTGGGAGTAACGGCAGGATTAGCAACAGAAGGATTTATACCTTTTTATGTAAATTTTGCTATTTTCAGTACAGGTACGGTGTGGACACAGCTACGTCAATCCTGTTATGCAAATTTAAATATAAAAATAATAGGAACTCATCCGGGAATAGATAACGGACCTGACGGGGCTTCTCATCATGCTCTTGAAGATATTGCTTTATCAAGAGTTTTACCTAACTTAAAAGTATTCAATCCTTTAGATTTGGAAGACTTAAAGGCTGCAATAAAAAGAGCGATAGAAATAAAAGGACCTGTATATATAAGAGTTGCAAGAGATATAGTTCCTGTAATTTATAAAGAACTTCTAATTTTTAAAGAAGGAGTTTCCGAATTGTTATTTAATGAAGGAAATGATTATTTGCTTATTTTTGAAGGGACAGCTGCAAAACAGGCAGTGGAGGGCTTTAAACTTTTAAAAGAAAAAGGTTTTAAAAATAAGCTGTTAAATATAAAAAGTATAAAACCGCTAGATAAAGAAGGAATTCTGAACGAAGCAAAAAATATGAAAGGAATTATTACAATAGAAAACCATACTGTTAATGCAGGCTTAGGCGGAGCTGTTTCTGAAATAATTGCTGAAAGCGGCATGGGTGTTCCGTTAAGAAGAGTAGGCATTCAAGATACATTTACAGAATCTGGAAAAACAGGTGATGTAAAACAAAAGTATGGTTTGTCTGGAGAAAAAGTGCTTGAAACAGTTGAAAAGTTCTAA
- the rpiB gene encoding ribose 5-phosphate isomerase B yields the protein MKIAIGSDHVGLELKPVIVEYLKELGHEVEDFGAYSKERTDYPIYGEKVAKAVIEGNYDCGIVMCGTGVGISIAANKIKGIRAVVCSEPYSAKLSKEHNNTNILAFGSRVIGSELAKMIVKEWLEAEFEGGRHANRVNMLDNM from the coding sequence ATGAAAATAGCAATAGGAAGTGACCATGTAGGATTGGAATTAAAACCTGTAATAGTGGAATATTTAAAAGAATTAGGACATGAAGTCGAAGATTTTGGAGCGTATTCAAAAGAACGAACAGATTATCCAATTTATGGAGAAAAGGTTGCAAAAGCTGTTATAGAAGGAAATTATGACTGCGGAATAGTTATGTGTGGAACGGGAGTAGGCATCTCCATAGCGGCAAATAAAATAAAAGGAATAAGAGCTGTCGTATGCAGTGAACCTTATTCGGCAAAATTGTCTAAAGAGCATAATAATACTAATATATTAGCATTCGGATCAAGAGTAATAGGAAGTGAATTGGCAAAGATGATTGTAAAGGAATGGCTGGAGGCTGAGTTTGAAGGTGGACGTCATGCGAATAGGGTGAATATGCTTGATAATATGTAA
- a CDS encoding LacI family DNA-binding transcriptional regulator: MKNKKVVSIKELAEMSEVSIATVSRVINKKGGYSKETEEKILKLAESKSYQQNVNARSLRTKKSQTIGVIVPDISNEFFAKIIQAVEKQAIKYNYSVFVCNTDENIEIEKRQLNNLIGQFVDGIIYIGGGVQLGNETQALKIPMIYIDRYIDDKEIYIESDNFHGGYLAGQELIQSGCRKIAVMKDIRKISSAHKRYLGFLKALKDSKVGFDEKLLCDITVISYKEAKEKTLELLDSGEVFDGVFATNDTLALGVMTALNERRIRIPNEVKIVGFDNISASEIAGIPLTTINQNKRKMGELAVELLMDKILSRKSNVNNIKIPVNLIRRKSTEN, from the coding sequence ATGAAAAACAAAAAAGTAGTATCTATCAAAGAATTGGCAGAAATGTCTGAAGTTTCTATAGCGACGGTTTCAAGAGTAATAAATAAAAAAGGAGGTTATTCTAAAGAAACTGAAGAAAAAATCTTAAAATTAGCAGAGAGCAAATCTTATCAGCAAAATGTCAATGCCAGAAGTTTAAGGACAAAAAAATCTCAAACAATAGGGGTTATTGTACCTGATATCAGTAATGAGTTTTTTGCTAAAATTATTCAGGCAGTAGAAAAACAGGCAATAAAATATAATTACTCGGTTTTTGTATGTAATACCGATGAAAATATTGAAATCGAAAAAAGACAGTTGAATAATCTTATAGGACAGTTTGTAGACGGAATAATCTATATAGGAGGCGGAGTTCAGTTGGGAAATGAAACTCAGGCTTTGAAAATACCGATGATTTATATTGACAGATACATAGACGATAAAGAGATATATATTGAATCTGATAATTTTCATGGAGGATATTTGGCAGGACAGGAGTTAATACAATCAGGCTGCAGAAAGATAGCTGTAATGAAAGATATAAGAAAAATATCTTCAGCACATAAAAGATATTTGGGGTTTTTAAAAGCTTTGAAAGATTCTAAAGTAGGATTTGATGAAAAATTATTATGTGATATTACAGTAATAAGCTATAAAGAAGCAAAAGAAAAAACTTTGGAATTACTTGATTCAGGGGAAGTTTTTGACGGAGTCTTTGCTACAAATGATACTTTGGCTTTGGGAGTAATGACGGCATTAAATGAGAGACGGATAAGAATTCCTAATGAAGTTAAAATAGTAGGCTTTGATAATATTTCGGCTTCGGAAATAGCAGGGATACCTCTTACAACAATAAATCAAAATAAAAGAAAAATGGGAGAACTTGCGGTAGAGTTGCTTATGGATAAAATACTGTCAAGAAAAAGCAATGTAAATAATATAAAAATTCCTGTCAATCTTATAAGAAGAAAAAGTACGGAAAATTAA
- a CDS encoding ATP-binding cassette domain-containing protein: protein MNSNPLVEMKSITKKFGVVTALNEISFKINRGEVHVLLGENGAGKSTLMKILSGVYQPTSGKIIINGRDYDFLTPKLSFENKISIIYQELSVIDELSIQENLFVGKLPVKKVLGIETVDYQYMENVTKKILSKIGLDKDPYTTVEELTISEKQQVEIAKALAANADIIIMDEPTTSLTETETNHLFKIIRQLKLEGKGIVYISHKLKELKEIGDIVTVLKDGKDVGTKDIKTVDIKDLVTMMVGREIKSRYDSNNPELDRKEIIFEVNDLTRSDEKVKDISFKIHKGEILGFAGLVGSGRSELMEAIFGVEPIKKGTIKMFGKESVPKSEYDSIKKGMGFVTENRRETGFFHNFDIKQNISILPFIKSSKFKGTWGLTDNSKEKEYALKGKNQLNIKCASIDQNITELSGGNQQKVILSKWMMADSSLIIFDEPTKGIDIGSKSEIYTIIRKLSDEGKIIMMISSEMPELLAVCDKIAVFKEGRIAEILPIEKASEEAIMRILTSEGVE from the coding sequence ATGAATAGTAATCCGTTAGTGGAAATGAAAAGTATTACAAAAAAATTCGGTGTAGTAACTGCTTTGAATGAAATTTCTTTTAAAATAAACAGAGGTGAGGTCCATGTGCTGTTAGGTGAAAACGGTGCGGGGAAGTCTACTCTTATGAAAATATTAAGCGGAGTTTATCAGCCAACTTCAGGAAAAATTATTATAAATGGCCGGGATTATGATTTTCTTACACCGAAACTTTCTTTTGAAAATAAAATCAGTATAATATATCAGGAATTAAGTGTAATCGACGAATTATCAATACAGGAAAATTTATTTGTAGGGAAATTGCCTGTAAAAAAAGTTTTAGGTATAGAAACAGTTGATTATCAATATATGGAAAATGTAACAAAAAAAATACTTTCAAAAATAGGTCTTGATAAAGATCCGTATACAACAGTGGAAGAACTTACAATAAGTGAAAAACAACAGGTTGAAATTGCCAAAGCACTTGCGGCGAATGCGGATATTATAATTATGGACGAGCCTACAACATCTTTAACAGAAACTGAAACAAATCATCTTTTTAAAATAATAAGACAACTGAAACTTGAAGGAAAAGGGATAGTGTATATTTCTCATAAATTGAAAGAACTTAAAGAAATAGGGGATATAGTAACAGTTTTAAAAGACGGAAAAGATGTAGGAACAAAAGATATTAAAACTGTTGATATAAAAGATTTAGTAACAATGATGGTCGGAAGAGAAATAAAATCAAGATATGATTCCAATAATCCTGAATTGGACAGAAAAGAAATTATTTTTGAAGTAAATGATTTGACCCGTTCTGATGAAAAAGTAAAAGATATCTCATTTAAGATTCACAAGGGAGAAATACTCGGTTTTGCAGGACTGGTAGGTTCGGGAAGAAGTGAGCTTATGGAAGCGATTTTCGGTGTAGAGCCTATAAAAAAAGGAACAATAAAAATGTTCGGAAAAGAATCTGTTCCTAAAAGTGAATATGATTCTATAAAAAAAGGAATGGGTTTTGTTACTGAAAACAGAAGAGAAACAGGATTTTTCCATAACTTTGATATTAAGCAGAATATTTCCATACTTCCTTTTATAAAAAGTTCAAAATTTAAAGGGACTTGGGGACTTACAGATAATTCCAAAGAAAAAGAATATGCATTAAAAGGGAAAAATCAGCTGAATATAAAATGTGCTTCAATAGATCAGAATATAACCGAACTGTCAGGAGGAAATCAGCAAAAAGTAATTTTAAGTAAATGGATGATGGCTGATTCTTCACTCATAATATTTGACGAACCGACTAAAGGAATAGACATAGGAAGTAAAAGCGAGATTTATACTATTATAAGAAAATTATCCGATGAAGGTAAAATCATAATGATGATTTCATCGGAAATGCCTGAATTATTAGCAGTATGTGATAAAATAGCCGTGTTTAAAGAAGGAAGAATAGCGGAAATTTTACCGATAGAAAAAGCTTCCGAGGAAGCGATAATGCGAATTTTAACAAGTGAAGGAGTGGAATAA
- the alsC gene encoding D-allose ABC transporter permease: MKSEFNTLWQKYGTFGILIIVMVVFGIGQPALFFSFDNITQIILQSSVNILIACGEFFAILIAGIDLSVGSVIALTGMFTGKLLVAGMNPIFAILIGGILAGALIGLLNGFLVNVTELHPFIITLGTQAIFRGVTLIISDARPVFGFSPLFAKMIAGRIVGIPIPAIIAIIVALFLGFLTAKTKLGRNIYALGGNKQAAWFSGIDVKLHTLIVFIISGTCAGIAGVVSTARVGAAEPGAGAGFETFAIAAAIIGGTSFFGGKGKIFGVVMGGLIIGVINNGLNLLTVPTYYQQIVMGGLIILAVTADKIFGGKKKGE; encoded by the coding sequence ATGAAATCGGAATTTAATACATTATGGCAAAAATATGGGACTTTCGGGATTTTAATTATAGTAATGGTAGTTTTCGGAATAGGGCAACCTGCTTTGTTTTTCTCGTTTGACAATATAACACAAATTATATTACAAAGTTCTGTAAATATATTAATAGCATGTGGTGAGTTTTTTGCAATTCTTATTGCAGGAATAGACTTGTCTGTGGGCTCAGTAATAGCTCTTACGGGTATGTTTACAGGAAAGCTTCTTGTAGCGGGAATGAATCCTATTTTTGCAATATTAATAGGAGGAATTTTGGCAGGAGCATTAATAGGATTGTTAAACGGATTTTTAGTTAATGTCACAGAACTGCATCCTTTTATAATTACTTTGGGGACACAGGCAATTTTCAGAGGAGTAACACTTATTATTTCCGATGCAAGACCGGTTTTTGGATTTAGTCCTTTATTTGCAAAAATGATAGCAGGAAGAATTGTAGGAATACCGATACCTGCAATTATAGCGATTATTGTAGCTTTATTTTTAGGATTTTTAACGGCAAAAACAAAATTGGGAAGAAATATATATGCTCTCGGAGGAAACAAACAGGCAGCATGGTTTTCGGGAATAGATGTAAAACTGCATACTTTAATTGTATTTATTATATCCGGAACATGTGCAGGAATAGCAGGAGTGGTTTCTACAGCAAGAGTAGGAGCAGCTGAACCGGGTGCAGGAGCCGGATTTGAAACTTTTGCAATAGCTGCTGCAATTATTGGAGGAACAAGTTTTTTCGGAGGAAAAGGGAAAATATTCGGAGTAGTAATGGGAGGATTAATTATAGGAGTTATTAATAATGGACTAAACTTATTGACAGTACCTACATATTATCAGCAAATTGTAATGGGAGGATTGATTATATTGGCAGTTACTGCAGATAAAATATTTGGAGGCAAAAAGAAAGGAGAGTAA
- the alsE gene encoding D-allulose 6-phosphate 3-epimerase, which yields MEKMKFSPSLMCMDLTKFKEQVDILNERADFYHVDIMDGHFVKNITLSPFFVEQLNKITKLPIDVHLMVEFPGDYIDELAKSGATYICPHAETINKDAFRVINKIKSLGCKAGVVLNPSTPVEWIKYYIHLVDKITIMTVDPGFAGQPFIPEMLEKIKELKKIKEENNYSYLIEIDGSCNERTFKRLTSAGAEVLIVGSSGLFNLEEDLVVAWNKMIEIFNREIAE from the coding sequence ATGGAAAAAATGAAATTTTCTCCGTCACTTATGTGTATGGATTTGACAAAGTTTAAAGAACAGGTGGATATACTCAATGAAAGGGCTGACTTTTATCATGTGGATATAATGGACGGACATTTTGTAAAAAATATAACACTATCTCCGTTTTTTGTAGAACAGTTGAATAAGATTACGAAACTTCCTATTGATGTACATTTAATGGTAGAATTTCCGGGAGATTATATTGATGAACTGGCGAAGTCGGGAGCAACGTATATATGTCCTCATGCTGAAACTATAAATAAAGATGCTTTCAGGGTAATTAATAAAATAAAATCTTTAGGCTGTAAAGCTGGAGTTGTTTTAAATCCTTCTACACCTGTGGAATGGATAAAATATTATATTCATCTTGTAGATAAAATAACTATTATGACAGTGGATCCGGGATTTGCAGGACAGCCTTTTATTCCTGAAATGCTTGAAAAAATAAAAGAATTAAAAAAAATAAAAGAAGAAAATAATTATTCATATTTAATTGAGATTGACGGATCCTGCAATGAAAGAACATTTAAAAGATTGACTTCAGCAGGAGCAGAGGTTCTAATAGTCGGAAGTTCGGGGCTATTTAATTTGGAAGAAGACCTTGTAGTTGCTTGGAATAAAATGATAGAAATATTTAATCGAGAAATTGCCGAGTAG
- the alsK gene encoding allose kinase: protein MKEQKDYVLGIDIGGTNFRIGLVSQNYEVEEFQIKPILELQKGDFIDNLLKYIKFYTDLYREKIKAIGIGFPSIVSKDKKYVYSTPNIKNLDNINVTDTLEKKLDIPVYINKDVNFLMLKDVKENNIENDKIAIGLYIGTGFGNAIYINGKIIEGKHGVAGELGHIPVLGSNEVCACGNTGCIEAHASGKALKKICEENFRETDIDNIFSEHRDTKIMEDFIDTLSIPIVTEINILDPDYIIIAGGVPIMKDFPMDKLKKSIYKRARKPYPAEDLNIIVSNHDQKSGILGAAYYIRNYMK from the coding sequence ATGAAAGAACAGAAAGACTATGTTTTAGGGATAGATATAGGAGGGACAAACTTTAGGATAGGATTGGTTTCCCAAAATTATGAAGTTGAAGAATTTCAAATAAAGCCTATTTTAGAGTTACAAAAAGGAGATTTTATAGATAATCTTTTAAAATATATAAAATTTTATACAGATTTATACAGAGAAAAAATAAAGGCTATAGGAATAGGATTTCCCTCAATTGTAAGTAAAGACAAAAAATATGTCTATTCCACTCCGAATATAAAAAATCTGGATAATATAAATGTTACGGATACTCTTGAGAAAAAACTTGATATTCCTGTATATATAAATAAAGATGTGAATTTTCTTATGTTAAAAGATGTAAAAGAAAATAATATAGAAAATGATAAAATAGCAATAGGACTTTATATAGGAACCGGATTTGGAAATGCTATTTATATAAATGGAAAGATTATCGAGGGAAAACATGGAGTAGCCGGAGAGCTGGGACATATTCCGGTTTTAGGTTCAAATGAAGTATGTGCATGTGGGAACACAGGCTGTATTGAAGCACATGCTTCGGGAAAAGCTTTAAAGAAAATATGTGAAGAAAACTTTCGTGAAACAGATATAGATAATATTTTTTCCGAACATAGAGATACAAAAATTATGGAAGATTTTATTGATACATTGTCAATACCTATTGTTACGGAAATAAATATTTTGGATCCTGATTATATAATTATTGCAGGGGGAGTACCTATAATGAAAGATTTTCCTATGGATAAACTGAAAAAATCGATTTATAAAAGGGCCAGAAAGCCTTATCCCGCAGAAGATTTAAATATAATTGTATCCAATCATGATCAAAAAAGTGGAATTTTGGGAGCGGCTTATTATATAAGAAACTATATGAAATAA
- the alsB gene encoding D-allose transporter substrate-binding protein produces the protein MNRFLKSILMLLGLFLLVSCGGGSKEAEKTESAKSDSGEGKAEVAIILKTLSNPFWVSMKEGIEKEAAAQGIKVDIFAANSEEDVQEQLKLLENLLGKGYKAIGVAPLSPVNMIPGIVEANKKGIYVVNIDEKIDMNQLQASGGSVLAFVTTDNVKVGAKGAEFIISKLPDGGEVAIIEGKAGNASGEYRKQGATEAFKANSKIKLVASQPADWDRSKALDLAANLIQKYPNLKAIYAANDTMALGALQAVVNANKQNQIIVVGTDGAPEALDSIKQKGLSATVAQDSANIGAESLKILLEAIKNKPEISPSATPKEVPVESKLVTQ, from the coding sequence ATGAACAGATTTTTAAAGAGCATTTTAATGCTTTTAGGATTATTTTTATTAGTATCATGTGGTGGAGGTTCAAAAGAAGCTGAAAAAACAGAAAGTGCAAAATCAGATTCAGGAGAAGGAAAAGCCGAAGTGGCAATTATTTTAAAAACTTTATCAAATCCTTTTTGGGTTAGCATGAAAGAAGGAATTGAAAAAGAAGCTGCCGCTCAGGGAATAAAAGTTGATATTTTTGCTGCAAATTCAGAAGAAGATGTTCAGGAACAGTTAAAACTTTTGGAAAATCTATTGGGAAAAGGTTATAAGGCAATAGGAGTAGCTCCTTTATCTCCTGTTAATATGATACCGGGAATAGTAGAAGCTAATAAAAAGGGAATTTATGTTGTAAACATTGATGAAAAAATAGACATGAATCAGTTACAGGCTTCAGGAGGAAGTGTTCTTGCCTTTGTTACTACGGACAATGTAAAAGTGGGAGCAAAAGGAGCAGAATTTATTATAAGCAAATTACCTGACGGTGGAGAAGTAGCTATTATAGAAGGAAAAGCGGGAAATGCTTCAGGAGAATATAGAAAACAGGGAGCAACAGAAGCGTTTAAAGCAAATTCAAAAATAAAACTTGTGGCAAGCCAACCTGCTGATTGGGACAGATCCAAGGCTCTTGATTTAGCTGCAAATTTAATTCAAAAATATCCTAATTTAAAAGCGATATATGCTGCAAATGACACTATGGCTTTAGGAGCTTTACAGGCTGTAGTAAATGCAAATAAACAAAATCAGATAATAGTAGTAGGAACAGACGGTGCACCTGAAGCATTGGATTCTATAAAACAGAAAGGATTAAGTGCAACAGTGGCACAGGATTCTGCAAATATAGGGGCGGAAAGTTTGAAAATTTTATTGGAAGCAATAAAAAATAAACCTGAGATATCTCCGAGTGCAACACCTAAAGAAGTTCCTGTAGAATCTAAATTAGTAACACAATAA